The Megalopta genalis isolate 19385.01 chromosome 12, iyMegGena1_principal, whole genome shotgun sequence genome window below encodes:
- the LOC117229001 gene encoding uncharacterized protein LOC117229001, producing the protein MPENKEKEEEKPVVAKNAIDLQRLKLQKLMKNPEKPIILPERPKAKSTPTVPEFVRNVMGSSAGAGSGEFHVYRHLRRKEYARQKFIQEKGRKELLDAEYHKKLEENKRAAEDMTAKKRAKRQKKKQKWKQKKKLRVTNDELNKNNEDSNSEDDSPDTEDTDDKNDDELKVASNNEIENNTAAQSASEINNCKNVDNDNINQNKLHLQNNSNTKDSNSEIIDSNNISTSACKIFENNNENDIRNNTDSTNP; encoded by the exons ATGCCGGAGaataaagaaaaagaagaagaaaaacctGTTGTTGCAAAAAATGCAATTGATCTGCAACGATTAAAACTTCAAAAACTAATGAAAAATCCA GAAAAGCCTATTATACTACCGGAAAGACCTAAAGCTAAAAGTACGCCAACAGTACCAGAATTTGTACGTAATGTAATGGGAAGTAGTGCAGGAGCAGGAAGTGGAGAATTTCATGTATACAGACATTTAAGACGTAAAGAATATGCCAGACAAAAATTTATTCAGGAAAAGGGACGTAAG GAACTTCTAGATGCTGAATACCATAAGAAAttagaagaaaataaaagagcAGCTGAAGATATGACAGCCAAAAAAAGAGCAAAGAGACAGAAAAAAAAGCAGAAATGGAAGCAAAAGAAAAAGCTAAGAGTAACAAATGATgagttgaataaaaataatgaagacAGCAATTCAGAAGATGATAGTCCAGACACAGAAGATACAGATGACAAAAATGACGATGAACTTAAAGTTGCATCTAAtaatgaaattgaaaataatacagctGCACAATCTGCATCAGAgataaacaattgtaaaaatgtaGATAACGACAATATAAATCAAAATAAGTTGCATTTACAAAATAATTCTAATACAAAAGATTCTAATTCTGAAATTATTGACAGTAATAACATATCAACCTCTGCatgtaaaatatttgaaaataataatgagAATGATATACGTAATaatacagatagtacaaatCCTTAA
- the dock gene encoding SH2/SH3 adaptor protein dock isoform X1, protein MAAMKHGKTSQDDVCYVVAKYDYGAQGAQELDLRKNERYLLLDDSKHWWRVQSARGQAGYVPSNYVKKEKPSLFDSIKKKVKKGSGSKTLPSSNSPSRAVESPIMARRLPADPSEAIGTAVVKYNYQAQQADELSLVKGTRILILEKSNDGWWRGQSGTHAGWFPSNYTQEEGDADDTLHTYAMAENVLDIVVALYSFSSNNDQELSFEKGDRLEILDRPPADPEWYKARNSQGQIGLVPRNYLQELSEYLTQPYRERGMTSNEISTGDSLERRPDPGDRPHLVGKPWYYGSISRSQCDTLLNQHGHDGDFLIRDSETNVGDYSVSLKAPGRNKHFRVHVEGALYCIGQRKFHTLDQLVDHYQRAPIYTNKQGEKLYLVRPLPKGNPSSNGC, encoded by the exons ATGGCAGCCATGAAGCATG GCAAGACAAGTCAAGACGACGTGTGTTATGTTGTCGCTAAATACGACTATGGAGCACAAGGTGCCCAGGAGTTAGATTTGCGTAAAAACGAGCGTTACTTGTTACTTGATGACTCCAAGCATTGGTGGAGAGTGCAAAGTGCAAGAGGCCAAGCTGGCTATGTGCCAAGTAAttatgttaaaaaagaaaagccATCTCTTTTTGATAGTATCAAAAAGAAAGTCAAAAAGGGCTCTGGTTCTAAAACTTTACCATCTAGTAATTCACCATCTAGAGCTGTAGAATCTCCAATAATGGCGAGGCGTTTGCCTGCTGATCCAAGTGAAGCGATAGGTACAGCAGTTGTCAAATACAATTATCAGGCACAACAGGCAGATGAACTGTCCCTTGTCAAAGGCACTAGAATCCTAATATTAGAAAAGAGTAACGATGGTTGGTGGAGAGGTCAAAGTGGCACTCATGCTGGCTGGTTTCCATCAAATTATACTCAAGAAGAAGGCGATGCAGATGATACTCTTCACACATATGCTATGGCGGAAAATGTTCTTGATATCGTTGTGGCTCTTTATTCATTTTCTTCCAACAATGATCAAGAGCTATCTTTTGAGAAAGGTGATCGTTTAGAAATTCTTGACCGTCCACCAGCGGATCCAGAATGGTATAAAGCAAGAAATAGTCAAGGGCAAATAGGTTTGGTACCGCGGAATTATCTCCAAGAACTGAGCGAATATTTGACGCAACCGTACCGTGAACGAGGAATGACAAGTAACGAGATTAGTACAGGCGATTCCCTTGAGAGAAGGCCAGACCCTGGTGATAGACCACATCTTGTTGGAAAACCTTGGTACTATGGTAGCATCTCACGCTCACAGTGTGACACATTGTTGAACCAACATGGTCATGATGGCGACTTTTTAATTAGAGATAGTGAAACTAAT GTGGGGGATTACTCAGTATCTTTAAAAGCTCCAGGTCGTAATAAGCATTTTAGGGTACATGTGGAAGGAGCACTATATTGTATTGGTCAAAGAAAATTCCATACACTAGATCAGTTGGTAGATCATTATCAACGAGCGCCTATTTATACTAACAAGCAGGGTGAGAAGTTATACTTGGTGCGCCCATTGCCAAAAGGCAACCCCAGTAGCAATGGTTGCTAG
- the LOC117228999 gene encoding E3 ubiquitin-protein ligase RNF25 isoform X2 produces the protein MSDTVIDERVTDEIEALKAILLDDELNIKVNERGEPECIETVLFPSTGEDSQSQYVCVILIVQLSKGYPDVSPTINLKNPRGLDEETVKLMQSDAEAKCNDFIGQPVMFELIELIREHLTRSNLPTDQCAICLYGFRERDEFTKTECYHYFHSHCLAAHVAAAERYYREEQEKLPQWQQDAKNKFQAICPVCRESINCDVESLWSAPLPIDVEAATDFSVTAELKELQKQMAALFLRQQQRGGIIDLEAEGVKLLVRTEDESGAATEELNPPGTSLNTYSNQTVQPVNQMLSQSRQTLHQAQNHTQYQSRQLHHTYHGHNNHGHRNRGRGRGHYRRQFDRVRQTESTPT, from the exons ATGTCAGATACGGTAATAGATGAAAG AGTAACTGATGAAATTGAAGCATTAAAAGCAATTTTACTCGACGACGAGTTAAACATAAAAGTAAACGAAAG AGGAGAGCCAGAATGTATTGAAACTGTATTATTTCCTTCGACTGGTGAAGATTCTCAATCTCAATATGTTTGTGTAATATTAATTGTGCAATTATCTAAGGGATATCCAGATGTATCACCTACTATTAATCTTAAAAACCCTAGAGGATTAGATGAAGAAACGGTGAAGCTTATGCAGTCAGATGCAGAAGCAAAATGTAATGATTTTATAGGTCAGCCAGTTATGTTTGAACTTATTGAG CTAATAAGAGAACATCTTACAAGAAGTAATCTTCCTACGGATCAATGTGCCATATGTTTGTATGGTTTTCGAGAAAGAGATGAATTTACAAAAACAGAATGTTATCATTACTTTCATTCACACTGCTTAGCAGCTCATGTAGCTGCTGCAGAACGGTATTAtagagaagaacaagaaaaattACCACAATGGCAGCAAGATGCTAAAAATAAGTTTCAG GCTATATGTCCCGTATGTCGAGAATCAattaattgcgatgtagaaagcctTTGGTCAGCTCCACTTCCAATTGACGTTGAAGCTGCAACAGATTTTTCAGTTACTGCAGAATTGAAAGAGTTACAGAAGCAAATGGCAGCATTATTCTTAAGGCAACAACAAAGAGGTGGCATAATAGATTTGGAAGCCGAAGGAGTAAAATTACTGGTAAGAACAGAAGATGAATCTGGAGCAGCTACTGAAGAATTAAATCCACCAGGAACAAGTTTAAATACATATTCAAATCAGACTGTACAACCTGTTAATCAAATG TTATCACAATCAAGGCAGACCTTACATCAGGCACAAAACCATACTCAATATCAGTCACGTCAATTACATCATACTTACCATGGACATAATAATCATGGTCATCGGAATAGAGGTCGTGGACGAGGTCATTACCGCCGCCAGTTTGACAGGGTTAGGCAAACGGAATCAACTCCCACATGA
- the LOC117228999 gene encoding E3 ubiquitin-protein ligase RNF25 isoform X1: MSDTVIDERVTDEIEALKAILLDDELNIKVNERGEPECIETVLFPSTGEDSQSQYVCVILIVQLSKGYPDVSPTINLKNPRGLDEETVKLMQSDAEAKCNDFIGQPVMFELIELIREHLTRSNLPTDQCAICLYGFRERDEFTKTECYHYFHSHCLAAHVAAAERYYREEQEKLPQWQQDAKNKFQAICPVCRESINCDVESLWSAPLPIDVEAATDFSVTAELKELQKQMAALFLRQQQRGGIIDLEAEGVKLLVRTEDESGAATEELNPPGTSLNTYSNQTVQPVNQMQLSQSRQTLHQAQNHTQYQSRQLHHTYHGHNNHGHRNRGRGRGHYRRQFDRVRQTESTPT; this comes from the exons ATGTCAGATACGGTAATAGATGAAAG AGTAACTGATGAAATTGAAGCATTAAAAGCAATTTTACTCGACGACGAGTTAAACATAAAAGTAAACGAAAG AGGAGAGCCAGAATGTATTGAAACTGTATTATTTCCTTCGACTGGTGAAGATTCTCAATCTCAATATGTTTGTGTAATATTAATTGTGCAATTATCTAAGGGATATCCAGATGTATCACCTACTATTAATCTTAAAAACCCTAGAGGATTAGATGAAGAAACGGTGAAGCTTATGCAGTCAGATGCAGAAGCAAAATGTAATGATTTTATAGGTCAGCCAGTTATGTTTGAACTTATTGAG CTAATAAGAGAACATCTTACAAGAAGTAATCTTCCTACGGATCAATGTGCCATATGTTTGTATGGTTTTCGAGAAAGAGATGAATTTACAAAAACAGAATGTTATCATTACTTTCATTCACACTGCTTAGCAGCTCATGTAGCTGCTGCAGAACGGTATTAtagagaagaacaagaaaaattACCACAATGGCAGCAAGATGCTAAAAATAAGTTTCAG GCTATATGTCCCGTATGTCGAGAATCAattaattgcgatgtagaaagcctTTGGTCAGCTCCACTTCCAATTGACGTTGAAGCTGCAACAGATTTTTCAGTTACTGCAGAATTGAAAGAGTTACAGAAGCAAATGGCAGCATTATTCTTAAGGCAACAACAAAGAGGTGGCATAATAGATTTGGAAGCCGAAGGAGTAAAATTACTGGTAAGAACAGAAGATGAATCTGGAGCAGCTACTGAAGAATTAAATCCACCAGGAACAAGTTTAAATACATATTCAAATCAGACTGTACAACCTGTTAATCAAATG CAGTTATCACAATCAAGGCAGACCTTACATCAGGCACAAAACCATACTCAATATCAGTCACGTCAATTACATCATACTTACCATGGACATAATAATCATGGTCATCGGAATAGAGGTCGTGGACGAGGTCATTACCGCCGCCAGTTTGACAGGGTTAGGCAAACGGAATCAACTCCCACATGA
- the LOC117229002 gene encoding uncharacterized protein LOC117229002, whose translation MDNLSDSFKGDVDSFTSTDSLQLITDEFRIRHLSTPDVSNTELSKRVALLELENERLRVDLENLRIELSARIAANEGLKGKIIELYVEMQSVLQEKQKVQNTLTDTYNRLEAAEVSAKWYQSQVHGLQASKKTLQLEIDTYQGILQQRQQTIVNINARYKQLDVDYTELLQKYQKEKQGLEDEVQSLKTQNHSNDQLSSISQSIDNNASSTPPDTSTKLEMAEDELRETKAELKTLEKRLLGNEVSKMLMENALTKQRLLITTMEENIQKCETEKNQTADTLRKTEFEIQKLKSENETLQTTLLSSKQEQCQIEDAIFQLRLQLTKMIAQYKLLKSKNIEAEEKLNSMQDVINENKRLKTLSYEANSALIRKLRQEKRKFKNLENKIYDVEIKERLDDMQNKTEVSLRECLKQVLIRNKDLKDQLKTQRKTSDESIDEGYGDISIVSSISVDIPSPSSINPVLLNKASSILLRSKDFCKPVQTELDYLRLKLNKLREQCIV comes from the exons ATGGACAACCTTTCTGATTCATTTAAAGGGGATGTAGATTCCTTTACGTCAACAGATTCTTTGCAATTAATAACAGATGAATTTCGCATTAGACATTTGTCGACACCTGATGTATCTAACACAGAATTGTCAAAACGTGTTGCATTATTGGAATTAGAAAATGAACGACTTAGAGTAGATTTGGAAAATCTACGTATTGAACTTAGTGCTAGAATTGCAGCAAATGAAGGACTTAAAGGAAAAATTATAGAGTTATATGTAGAAATGCAATCAGTACTCCAAGAGAAGCAAAAAGTACAAAATACTTTAACTGACACATATAATCGTTTAGAAGCAGCTGAAGTATCAGCAAAGTGGTATCAATCACAAGTGCATGGATTGCAAGCAAGTAAAAAAACTTTGCAATTAGAGATCGACACTTACCAAGGAATATTGCAACAAAGACAACAAACTATAGTAAATATAAATGCAAGGTATAAACAATTAGATGTGGATTATACTGAACTTCTTCAAAAATATCAAAAAGAGAAACAAGGTTTAGAAGATGAAGTACAGAGCTTAAAAACACAAAATCATTCAAACGATCAATTATCAAGTATTTCACAAAGCATAGATAACAATGCATCAAGTACTCCTCCAGATACATCTACAAAGTTAGAGATGGCAGAGGATGAACTACGAGAAACAAAAGCAGAGCTGAAGACTTTAGAAAAACGTCTTTTGGGTAATGAAGTATCCAAAATGTTAATGGAGAATGCCTTAACTAAACAACGTTTATTGATTACAACAATGGaagaaaatatacaaaaatgtgAGACTGAGAAAAATCAAACTGCTGATACTTTGCGCAAAACTGAATTTGAAATTCAAAAATTGAAATCAGAAAATGAAACATTGCAAACTACTCTACTTTCTTCCAAACAGGAACAATGTCAGATAGAAGATGCAATTTTTCAGTTACGGCTGCAATTAacaaaaatgattgcacaaTATAAGCTTTTAAAATCAAAAAATATAGAGGCAGAggaaaaattaaattcaatgcAAGAtgtaataaatgaaaataaacgcTTAAAAACCTtatcatatgaagctaactctgcaCTCATCAGAAAACTTCGACAAGAAAAACGTAAATTTAAAAACTTGgagaataaaatatatgatGTAGAAATAAAAGAACGATTAGATGACATG cAAAATAAAACTGAAGTTTCCTTACGTGAATGTCTAAAGCAGGTTTTAATAAGAAATAAG GATTTAAAAGACCAATTGAAGACACAGAGGAAAACTTCAGATGAAAGTATTGATGAGGGGTATGGTGATATTAGCATAGTTAGTTCCATTTCTGTAGACATTCCATCACCAAGTTCCATTAATCcagtattattaaataaagCTTCTAGTATTCTTTTGAGAAGTAAAGACTTTTGTAAACCAGTGCAAACAGAACTTGATTATTTACGATTAAAACTTAACAAACTACGAGAACAATGCATTGTATAA
- the drongo gene encoding arf GTPase activating protein drongo, with protein sequence MMASAKRKQDEKYLKILRELVSQPGNKECFDCHQRGPTYVNMTIGSFVCTSCSGMLRGLTPPHRVKSISVATFTQEEIDFIKERGNEYCRRTWLGLMNPNSPQILDTKDEQKMKDLMSAKYEFKRYYLDPSMANQKSQSSNQTNIPRVPHSGTSTLSPISATKSSNSESVNSNNFSADFVADFSKVPDPFITTTAPANKLSQPIVPQPFFANFDNNPIFNSSKNTNIESLSPFNQSTINSTNAMNANGTNMPPSEDRYAALKDLDSLMKQTQLKDETITTLNTSTWNTNNASNSIWNVGNQTAHVISNPFATGDLWRPSANVVNNNTQSIDTSLCNPINPFKPVQFPMNNDPQWVGIGPSSNRDVIQFSQLMANKVWQPTLPAYHANPFMVGSGVSNMTRNSNNPFL encoded by the exons ATGATGGCTTCTGCGAAGAGAAAGCAAGAtgagaaatatttgaaaatattacgcGAGCTGGTCTCGCAACCCGGTAACAAAGAATGTTTCGACTGCCATCAGCGAGGTCCAACTTACGTCAACATGACAATCGGTTCGTTTGTCTGTACTTCTTGTTCTGGTATGCT ACGGGGTTTGACGCCACCACATAGAGTGAAATCTATTTCTGTGGCAACATTTACTCAAGAAGAAATAGATTTTATAAAAGAACGTGGTAATGAATATTGCAGAAGGACATGGTTGGGATTAATGAATCCAAATTCTCCTCAAATCTTAGATACAAAAGACGAACAAAAAATGAAAGATTTAATGAGTGCAAAGTATGAATTTAAAAGATACTATTTGGATCCATCCATGGCAAATCAAAAGTCACAATCATCAAATCAAACTAACATTCCAAGAGTCCCACACTCCGGGACATCTACTTTATCTCCTATATCTGCCACAAAATCAAGCAATTCTGAGTCAGTTAATTCTAATAACTTCTCAGCTGATTTTGTAGCTGATTTCAGCAAAGTTCCTGATCCATTTATTACTACTACAGCACCTGCGAACAAACTCAGTCAACCAATTGTACCTCAGCCATTTTTTGCCAATTTTGACAACAATCCTATTTTTAATAGTTCAAAAAATACAA ATATTGAATCGTTAAGCCCTTTTAATCAATCTACGATAAATTCTACAAATGCAATGAATGCAAATGGAACAAATATGCCTCCATCCGAAGATCGTTATGCAGCactgaaagatttagattcctTAATGAAGCAAACTCAACTAAAAGATGAAACTATAACAACATTAAATACATCTACATGGAATACTAATAATG cttcaaattcaatttgGAATGTTGGAAATCAAACTGCACATGTAATATCAAATCCTTTTGCTACTGGTGATTTATGGCGACCATCAGCTAatgtagtaaataataatacacaATCAATTGATACCTCTCTATGTAATCCCATTAATCCGTTTAAGCCAGTACAATTTCCTATGAATAATG ATCCACAATGGGTAGGTATTGGACCATCCAGTAACAGAGATGTAATTCAATTTAGTCAATTAATGGCAAATAAAGTGTGGCAACCTACTCTTCCAGCATATCATGCAAATCCTTTTATg GTTGGTTCAGGTGTGAGCAACATGACAAGAAATTCGAACAATCCTTTCTTATGA
- the dock gene encoding SH2/SH3 adaptor protein dock isoform X2 produces the protein MSSLKIGKTSQDDVCYVVAKYDYGAQGAQELDLRKNERYLLLDDSKHWWRVQSARGQAGYVPSNYVKKEKPSLFDSIKKKVKKGSGSKTLPSSNSPSRAVESPIMARRLPADPSEAIGTAVVKYNYQAQQADELSLVKGTRILILEKSNDGWWRGQSGTHAGWFPSNYTQEEGDADDTLHTYAMAENVLDIVVALYSFSSNNDQELSFEKGDRLEILDRPPADPEWYKARNSQGQIGLVPRNYLQELSEYLTQPYRERGMTSNEISTGDSLERRPDPGDRPHLVGKPWYYGSISRSQCDTLLNQHGHDGDFLIRDSETNVGDYSVSLKAPGRNKHFRVHVEGALYCIGQRKFHTLDQLVDHYQRAPIYTNKQGEKLYLVRPLPKGNPSSNGC, from the exons ATGTCAAGTTTAAAAATCG GCAAGACAAGTCAAGACGACGTGTGTTATGTTGTCGCTAAATACGACTATGGAGCACAAGGTGCCCAGGAGTTAGATTTGCGTAAAAACGAGCGTTACTTGTTACTTGATGACTCCAAGCATTGGTGGAGAGTGCAAAGTGCAAGAGGCCAAGCTGGCTATGTGCCAAGTAAttatgttaaaaaagaaaagccATCTCTTTTTGATAGTATCAAAAAGAAAGTCAAAAAGGGCTCTGGTTCTAAAACTTTACCATCTAGTAATTCACCATCTAGAGCTGTAGAATCTCCAATAATGGCGAGGCGTTTGCCTGCTGATCCAAGTGAAGCGATAGGTACAGCAGTTGTCAAATACAATTATCAGGCACAACAGGCAGATGAACTGTCCCTTGTCAAAGGCACTAGAATCCTAATATTAGAAAAGAGTAACGATGGTTGGTGGAGAGGTCAAAGTGGCACTCATGCTGGCTGGTTTCCATCAAATTATACTCAAGAAGAAGGCGATGCAGATGATACTCTTCACACATATGCTATGGCGGAAAATGTTCTTGATATCGTTGTGGCTCTTTATTCATTTTCTTCCAACAATGATCAAGAGCTATCTTTTGAGAAAGGTGATCGTTTAGAAATTCTTGACCGTCCACCAGCGGATCCAGAATGGTATAAAGCAAGAAATAGTCAAGGGCAAATAGGTTTGGTACCGCGGAATTATCTCCAAGAACTGAGCGAATATTTGACGCAACCGTACCGTGAACGAGGAATGACAAGTAACGAGATTAGTACAGGCGATTCCCTTGAGAGAAGGCCAGACCCTGGTGATAGACCACATCTTGTTGGAAAACCTTGGTACTATGGTAGCATCTCACGCTCACAGTGTGACACATTGTTGAACCAACATGGTCATGATGGCGACTTTTTAATTAGAGATAGTGAAACTAAT GTGGGGGATTACTCAGTATCTTTAAAAGCTCCAGGTCGTAATAAGCATTTTAGGGTACATGTGGAAGGAGCACTATATTGTATTGGTCAAAGAAAATTCCATACACTAGATCAGTTGGTAGATCATTATCAACGAGCGCCTATTTATACTAACAAGCAGGGTGAGAAGTTATACTTGGTGCGCCCATTGCCAAAAGGCAACCCCAGTAGCAATGGTTGCTAG